Proteins from a single region of Theobroma cacao cultivar B97-61/B2 chromosome 10, Criollo_cocoa_genome_V2, whole genome shotgun sequence:
- the LOC18586953 gene encoding serine/arginine repetitive matrix protein 2 → MYNGIGLTTPRGSGSNGYVQSNKFFVKPKTNRLTDTTRPFEAGQGTAGLTTKKPDKDILEHDRKRQIELKLVILEDKLTEQRYTNSEIADKLVQARKALEAQDEEEGEVIPTPAHQKKVSDTQTHQVAVRKEKQMETLRAALGIEIGLSESAAPCLSG, encoded by the exons ATGTACAACGGAATCGGACTCACCACCCCTCGGGGGTCGGGCTCCAACGGCTATGTCCAGAGCAACAAGTTCTTTGTAAAGCCGAAGACGAATCGGCTAACCGACACTACCCGGCCTTTCGAGGCTGGTCAAGGCACCGCCGGCCTCACCACCAAGAAGCCCGACAAGGACATCCTCGAGCACGATCGCAAACGTCAGATTGAGCTCAAGCTTGTGATTTTAGAAGACAAACTCACTGAACAACGCTACACCAACTCTGAGATCGCTGATAAGCTCGTCCAGGCTAGGAAGGCTCTCGAAGCTCAAGATGAGGAAGAAGGAGAAGTTATACCCACCCCTGCTCATcagaaaaa GGTTTCGGATACCCAGACTCACCAAGTTGCTGTGAGGAAGGAGAAGCAGATGGAGACCTTGAGGGCTGCTCTCGGGATTGAGATTGGACTTTCTGAATCTGCTGCTCCTTGCCTTTCTGGATAG